CAGAATTACAGGATGTTTTAGAACGCATTAGCAGCATTTATCCTATTCAACTCGAGCCTTATCTGCATTTTTTAAATAGCCTTTTAATAAAGTCGATAGTGAACAGATCAAGTGTGGCACTAAAAAACttaaattttatgaaaGACATTATCACAATACgatatgaaaaaaataagatatATTCGCTTCCGTCTATTAGCCAATTGAAACGAACATGGTTACTGTCTGTTGAATCCATATATCAAGATGCTGTTGATAGAGAACTCTTATGTAACATAGGTTCTATCGAAAAATGTTACATAAATGCATCTACACTCTTTAAGTTCCTACAGAAGCCTATGACGGAGGCAGttgagaaaattttggagGTAACTAACGACATAACAAATTACATAGCGAGATGGAAACataatgaatttttatGGGATTTCACTGAACAAGATATAGACGCAAAGATAGACAATTGCTTATCCAACGCTGTTGTCTTACTAGAAAACTTATTGAAAGCTAAGTCAGCACTGACTCCTCTCCAAAACTTCCAACTAAGCACtgcaaaaataaaattcaagCCACAAAATGCTTATACTTTCGTTATAGCCAGATTTGAATATTGGGAAACTTATATTTCTGAAAGGGTAGCATCCCTGTACTTAAAGACGGTAATTCCTTTGCAGCGCTCAATGAATGAAAAGCTAGACAAATTAGACCGACTTTCTTTGAACACAGCGtcttttgataatatctTGTCCGTTGTTAATCTTATAACGATAGTAAGAAAGGAATTTGGAGAGAAAGAACAATTGTGTCAGTTATGTAACCGTACACAAAATATCCTTTATAAAGTGCATTTCAAATTCCCAGAAGATTTCACATATTCTGATCATCTTGGAAATGTCTTAGAGATGCTTACTCAGTCATtccagaagaaaataagtCTGCTCCAATTGAACTCTGCTGCTATACAAAAAAAGCTCAATTACGAATTAGATAGAAATGAGGAAATGGTAAAGGAGTTGAATAAAAAGTGGGAGCATCAGCGAGTTAAACTCAACGAACTTTTGCCGAACGAGGTATTAAAAACAATTggagattttgaaaatttgtttcatgAGTACAGAGATAGGGCACTGGCTATAAGCGAAGCAGCGAAGATCTTGCTCATTCCAATTGCCAAACCAGTAGAATTGGAAAGCATCTTAACTGATATATCTAGTTACAGAGATTATTGGACTGACATAGAAGGCTTTTGGCAAAAAACTGGCTCTGTCTACAAGCAGGAATGGAGAAATGTCAACATAGATGATTCTTTGAGAGAGCTTAGAAAGCTCCTTGTAAATGAAGCCGACGGATCTCCTATTTTCAGACAATTCAGTGCATTCAAAAAGTTAAGTGCCAAGGTAGAAATGGTTTTGGATTATGTGGATGTTTTACAACAACTCAAAGATGACTCTTTGAAGCCAAGACATTGGGAAcatatttttgaagtattGACTCTCGGTAGCTATCAGAATGCTTGTATTTCCTCTTTATCATTTACTTTTGATAGCGTCATAGAATTAGATCTTAGAAGTAATAAAGCCTTCTTGCAAAAGGTGGTTGCTACAGCACAAAAAGAGTTTGTAATCGAAAAGGCCTTATCAAGAATCCAGCTATTTTGGAGCAAATGTCATTTGCAGACGAAACTTTATGAAGGTAAGTTTAAGATAATTAGAGAATGGGAAGTTCTTAAAAGTGCCGCAAAGGAAGATTTGGATGAACTGTTGTCGATGAAAGGATCGCATTATTACAAATCGTTCAAGATAGAATGTTCAGAATGGGAAAGAAAGCTTTCTCAAATATCCGACATTCTTTTTGCCTGGATGGAGCTTCAACTATCTTGGCTGAGCTTGTATGATATTCTAGGAAAAAGCAAGGATGTTAGGGGCATTTTACCATTAGAATGTTCTAAATTTCAGAGAGTAACTGCTGAATATGAAGCTAATACTACAAGAGCCCTTgagctgaaaaatttgctggaaatattgaatattcCCGACTTTCTCAAAACCTTACAGCGTCTTAGTTCTTCTTTGAGGCTCATCAATTCATCTCTCAATGATTTCTTGGAAAAACAGAGGAAATTTTATCcaagattttattttttgggCAATGAAGATTTAATGAAACTAATCGGCAGTGGCAGTGACGTAGTTAAGTTGTCAACCTTTATCCGAAAACTTTACGGTAATATTGTAGAGTTGATTGTCTCCCCCGATTCAATCAAGGGTATAGTTTCTATCGAAGGGGAAGAATTACTTTTTGTCAGTCCCATCATCAGTGAAAGTGAACAGCCTGTATCAGAAGTGCTAAAAAAGTTAGATGAAGAGATACATAATACCTTATCTTCGCGACTTTATCATCTTATCAAGCAGCTTGATGACAAAAAGTTACCTGCTTTTGATTGCGAACCTTTCCAGTTACAACTTCTGGCgtatcaaatatatatgacCAGCGCTATCGAAAAAGGCATCGAGAGTAATGATTTTAGCCTGTTACATGATGagttgaaagaaagagcAACCACTTTGGCAACACAAGCCAAACTTCCAGGCAATGCTTTGAAAAGTAAgatttcagaaaatttattgattgaGGTTATCCATTATATCAACATCGTGAATATTTTAAGTGCGTCAAAGACAAATATCAGCTGTCCCTTATATTGGTCACAAACTCCCAAATATTTGTGTGAGCTTAGCCATAGTGATGAACTTTGTTCTTTACGCGTGTCACAAtgtaattttgaagtatGTTACGGCtttgaatatattggtGTTCCCGAAAGGCTGATATATACTCCACTATTAGTACACGGTTTTGCGTCATTGATGGGTTCATTGACCCAACGTCTTGGTGGATGTTTTTTTGGACCTGCGGGAACTGGTAAAACAGAAACAGTAAAAGCCTTGGGTCAAAACCTTGGTAAACTAGTGGTAGTTTTTAACTGTGATGATTTGtttgattttcaaattatgaCAAGACTTCTTATGGGTATTGGACAGATAGGTGCCTGGGGTTGTTTCGATGAATTCAATAGATTAGATGAAACTGTTTTGAGTTCGATATCATCCAATATCGAGGTTATTCAGAGAGgtttattgaataatgaGTCATCCATTCAATTGGCTAATGGTGTTTCACCATTACATAAAGATACAGCGCTGTTTATTACATTGAATCCAGATTATGTGGGAAGGTCTGAATTGCCTGAAAACctcaaaacaaaatttcGTGAATTCTCAATTCAGTTTCCTGAAATTGAACTAATTACAGAAGCTATATTACAAATTATGGGATTCAAGAATGTCAAAGAATTAGCTTCACAGTTTCTGGCAGTGTTTAATGATTTACAGTTGAAGGCGTCACCTCAGAAACATTATGACTTTAGCCTTCGTGCAATGAAAAGGGTGCTCCATTTATGTTCTGATTTAATAAAACAAAAGGTCTACAACGAAGCATCGGTAGCAGCGATCGTAGATTGTATGAGAAGAATCATTTTACCCACATTAGCCTTCCAAGACGAAGATTTGTTTCACTCCTCGATGTTGGAACATTTTCCATATTCTGAGGATTCTGAGATCGCAGTGGATCCAATTTCTGAATGTCTCAAGTCGGTTGCAATACATGAGGGATTGGACTGCTCTATGGagtttttcaagaaatgtCAACAATTCTATCATATGCAAATGGTACAGCAATCAATTATTTTAGTTGGTGCCGCGGGTATTGGTAAAAGTTATGTATGGAAGACAGCCCTGTCTTCGATGAAGCGGCTAACAGGTGTTGATAATACTGTTTATATAATCGACACGAAAGCCCTAAGTAAGGAAACTCTATATGGATCTCTTAATAAGGCAACTCTAGAATGGAGTGATGGTGTGTTTACTTCCATTATCAGACGCATTTATGAGAATAATAATCCTATTCCAAAGAAGGAAATGATATGGATAGTTTTTGATAGTGACTTAGACCCATCGTATGCTGAGTGTTTGAACAGTGTACTTGACGACAATAAGGTGCTAACATTATCGAATGGTGAAAGACTCCACATACCTTTAAATGTCAGAATTGTCTTTGAGACAGATTCTGTAGGATATGCAACTCCAGCTACTATATCCAGATGTGGCCTAATATGGTTTTCAAAGTGTACATTCGATccttttcaaagtttcaaatactcaatttcaaagagCTTTCAAAGACTGGAAAAAGCAACAACTCTATCAGCTGAATTTTTAAGCTCAATTGAAAAGCAGATTTATTGCCACTTGAATGAGGAAGTGTTTTCAAAAGTATCGGCAGCTTCTGCTGCGCTTTACCACATTATGGCTTTAGATATGGGTTCGGCTGCGACTATTATGGCGGACAAATTATCGGCATTTTTTATAGAGCGTAGTGAACTGCTACAGAATGCTAACAAAGTTGACTTGAAGCCtgcaatatttttgaaaattcaagaagtCGTCCTAGACACCTTGGCCGCAGGTTGTTCTACAAAAGAGTGTTTACAATTTTCTAAGCTTATCCAAAAGGAGCTTACTGATGATGGCACAGAGGAAAATGTTGAGATCTCTGACGTAATGTTTAGTGCTGAGAGTTTAGCGCCAATTTCGTACTCCTCTATGGTGCCTAAAATATCTCTTGAGCCAGAAGATATAATGAAGCATGACATTATTATAACCACCGTCGATACAATAAAACTAGAGGCACTTGTTTTGGAGCTGCTGTCTTCGAAAAGAGGGGTGATTTTATGTGGTCCTCCTGGAGCAGGAAAAACTATGATTCTGAACAATCTATTTAACAAATTACCCACTTATCAACTGATTTCTATGAATTTTTCGAAGCATACTACTGTAGCCAATGTTTTGCGCACAATTGAGAGGTATACAAAGTATGTGTCTCGCTCAGATGATTATATGTTGGTCCCACAATTGCAAGATAAGAAGCTGGTATTCTTTTTTGACGAAATCAACCTACCCCAAAACGATAAATACGGAAGTCAAGCTGTTATACTCTTTCTCAGGCAGTTGGCCGAAAAGAGGGGATTTTGGAAGGTTCCAGAAAATAAGTGGGTCGTTATAGAGGATATCCAAATCGTTGGAGCGTGTAATCCTTCTACAGACCTTGGGAGAATTTCCTTAACAAATCGCTTTGTAAGGCATACTGCAGTGCTATATGTTGACTATCCCACTCTAGAATCGCTAAAGTATATTTATGGAGCATATTTTGAAGCTGCACTTTGTTTATTACCGCAGTTCAAaactctttcaaaatttttttcagaagCTTCAGTATCACTTTATGTTGATTGTAAAGAATCTTTCAAGGCAGCTAGTCAAATTCATTACGTGTTTTCCCCCAGAGATCTCACAAGGCTAGTTAGAGGGTTTTATGCGCATATTCTAGATGGGTCTCGTCAAGACCTCatatctttgataaaaCTCTGGTCCTACGAGATATGGAGAATATTTGGTGATAAGTTGGCAAgtcaagaagaaagaaacatCTTTGGAGGAATCCTTGAAAAGATAATTGCATCTTTTTTCCCACTTCAGGAGGGTGCTACTTTGGACACAGCTAACTTACTGTTCTCGGATTGGCTAAATCTGGAATATATGGAAGTccaaagagaagaattcaagACTTTTGTAAACCACAGGTTTAGAACTTTCTGTGAAGAAGAGTTAGATTCAGCGCTGATAGTTCATGATGATATGCTCGATCATATTTTGAGGATTGACAGAATACTAAAGCAAGTACAGGGCCATGGAATGCTAATAGGACCGAGTAGAACAGGGAAGACTACAATGTTAAAATTTGTTGCATGGGTGAATGGGCATAGAATTATGCAGCCTAGGATTCACCGAAATTACACATTGGAGGACTTTGATAACTTCTTAAGAGATGTCCTACTGAAATGCACGgttgaagagaaaaatatttgctTAATCATTGACGAATCCAGTATTTTAGAGGCATCTTTTCTAGAAAGAATGAACACTCTTTTAGCAAATGCTGATATACCCGACTTGTTCCAAGGAGAACACTATGATAATCTCATGAATAGGCTTTTACACAAGGTTAATTCCTTTGGTTTCTTAATTGATACGGAGCAAGAAGTATATCGTTGGTTTACCCAAGAAATAGCTAAAAAGTTGCACGTTGTATTTACAATAAATAATCCCAAGgcgtcttcttctttgatatcATCGCCCGCCTTACTTAATAGATGTGTTATTGATTGGGTTGGCGATTGGAGTGCAGCAACATACTCTTCGGTTGCAACTGAAATGATACGAACATTACCATTCAATCATGACGGTCATCAGGAGGCTACTGGTACGACTAGTACCAATTTACAAGCAACCATATCACACATAGTGGCCTCCTTCGACGAATACTTCTATGAAAATTCTGGAGAAGTAGAACGATCGCCCTGTCATTTTATTGACACTTTGAAGTCCCTAACACAACGTTTTGTTTCGAGGCAACAATATCTGCAAGAAAATCACGCATTTATGACTAATGGTCTAGATAAAATAAGTGAGTCCGTTTTGAAAGTCAAAGAATTAAACAATATATTGTCCCAAAAACGAGAATTGTTGacttcaaaagaaaaagaggcCAGAAAAACCCTGGATTCTCTACTTATGCAACAGAATGAATCAgaaagaaaacaagaagctactgaagaaataaaaaaaattttggtggTTCAGGAGACCGAAGCAAGTAAACGTCATGAGCAAGTGAAGAATAACCTGGCTAGTATTGAACCTACAATCATAGAAGCCCAGCGTGGAgttaaaaatataaagaagcAGCAATTGACAGAGATAAGATCAATGAATAATCCTCCGATTGCAGTTAAAACCATTATGGAAGCGGTATGTCTTATATTGGGGTATGAATTTGTTACCTGGAGGGATATCCAACTTTTTATTCGTAGGgatgatttcatttttgaaattgtgCATTATAATACCGAAAGCATGATGACGAATTTAATTAAGGATCGAATTGAGAATGAGTACTTGAATAGAAGCGATTTCACTTTCGAAACAATCAATAGAGCAAGTAAGGCGTGTGGGCCGTTGTTCCAATGGGTTTATGCACAAATAAAATACGGGgaaattttacaagaaaTACATCCGTTAAGGCAAGAAGCCGCAAAGCTTGATGATGCCAGACTAAGAGCCAAAGCAAGGCTGATGGCTGCCGAAGAAATGGTAATtgatcttcaaaaaaatattgaagaatctaAAACGAACTATAGTAGTCTCATAAGAGATGTTGAGGTTATCAAAACACAAATGGAGAGGGTTGAAGTCAGTCTAGAACGTTCTACCAAGTTAGTTCAGTCTCTTATGacagaaaaagaaagatggcTAAAAAACATCTCTGACTCGAAAAATGCAAATAATGAGTTAATTGGGAATAGTCTCCTATCTGCTATttatgaaaattattttggGCAGCTTAATGAAAGGGAAAGGTTATCGAACATCACATATTTGTTTACTTTGATGAAAGAGTCCttcataaaatttgatatgaACTATACGTACCTGGGTGACCGGGTTGAGCCACAGCAGAAAATTCAGTGGACTAATGTAGGCTTACCTAACGATGAATtttatttggaaaatatgaGTATATTAGAGACCTCTGACTGGAATGTGCCGTATATTTTGGATGCTTCTGCAAGTGTTGTTAATGTCCTTTCATCGATATATAAGAACAAATTTGTTAAGCTTAGTTTTCTTGAACCTGGCTTTGTCAAAAGGTTAGAGAATGCTGTAAAATTTGGTAGCATTGTTTTAATTGAAGACGGTGAGTTTTATGATCCAATCATTAGTGGCCTAATATctaaagaatataaaaaaattggtggTAGACAAACAGTTCATATTGGCAGTCATGAGATTGAGGTTGCTTCAGAATTCAAGTTATTCATTCATTCTCGAGACTCTACCGCACTAATTGTACCCGCATTAAGAGCACATACCCGTCTAATCAACTTTTCCATCAATAAAGGCAGTATTGAAATGCAAACTATTCGAGCCGTGTTACATGAAGAAAGGCCTGATGTACAGCAGAAAAGGGAAGAGCTGTTTAGGCTAAATGGTGAGTATAGAGTGAGCCTACAAAATCTTGAAGTTAAATTGTTAAAAGAGTTGAATAATTCTGAGGGAAATATTctagaaaatgatgaactAATAAATACGTTGGAGAATCTTAAATTGGAGTCTTCCgaaattgagaaaaaacTCAGAGAGACAGaaaatgttattattaaCTTTAATGCATTAGTAGAACAGTACGCTGTTTTAGGTAAGCATAGCGTGTTACTTTTTTCGATTCTCGAATATTTGGGAACAAAGCACTGGTTTTATGACATCCCCGTATGGCAATATATGAGGTGCTTAAAATCTGTCTTCAATACTGTTTCTTCTAACTCAGAGTTTTCAAGTAGGGTGGATGAACTATTATGGCAATTATACTCTAATGTGTATAAGACATTTTCATGGAGCTTGGATGAAAAAACTGGCAATATCTTTGGTTTGGTTTTGTATATGAGTTACAATTTTTCCAAGCAAAGTGTATCATTTAATGAAACATTTGATGGTGTTCTTACTTTGATAGCTGATGAGCTGGATGTGTCCAGCTTCGAGAAAAAGCTCGCGTTGTTGAAAGCAAGCTGTCCTATTGAAATATCCGATTTACTTGATGTCGTGCAGGATCAGCCATACAAGTCGCTAGTCAACgtttttcaaagagaaTTTGTGacagataaaaaaataaatgatttAATTCTATCCAATGGAAGTTATCCACTGATTATTGGTGGTGAAAGATATGCAGATGGGACCTACAGGATTACTAATCTTGCCGAAGGCCAAAACCGCGAGGTAGAAGTGATCCCATTAGGTTCAGAAGAGAGTACAAATTTTGCTGAAAAGGAACTATTGAGATGTCAAAATGAAGGGGGGTGGattttattacaaaatCTCCAAATGTCGTTGCCATGGGTTGGTTCGTATCTAGCCAAGTGTATTGACAACTTTATGATGAATAATGAAGGTAATAAGGATAACGCATTCAGGATCTTCATGACGTGTAATATTTCTGCACATGAATTACCATTACCTCTATTAAATGCAAGttacaaatatttatttgaagaaaagtCAGCTATCAAGGACACATTTATGGCATTATGGACCGATAATACGTACGAGGCCAAGAGTAAGTGTATTGAGAGGTCTTCTGTCTACTACAGATTCTTGTTGACATGGTTCCATACCCTcattatttcaagaaatcgATTAGCACCCATTGGATTTACTAAAAAATacgatttcaataattaCGATTATGAGACATGTCTCTCTTATATGAATCACTTATTAACAAAGCAAGATTCCGTTCAAAGAAATACCCTCTGCGGTATGTTACAATTTTATGTAACTAGGATTACATATGGTGGTAAGATTGATAATCCTGAAGATTATAAAACCTTGGAAACGATATCtcacaaaattttcaactaTTCTGGTTCTCTAGAGGATGCATTTACGATGTTAAATGACAATATATCGCCATCTACTGGCAACTCGGAAACCTGGGAAGAACAAGACGTTATAGCCTTGTTGAAGGAACTCAAAGAACCCACGGACTCGCCGATCACTTGGCTGGGGCTTCCTAGAGAAGCGATACAAGCGTACGAGAAGAAGCTATCAGCGCAAATCGCTACTGAGACCCTTGATGTTTATCATGCGGTAAATAAGAATAACTCGTAAGCCAACCTATTTCGTATGGGCCTCAAAGCTCTTGGTACTAACGCTATGTCACGTGGCTTCGACTCTTGTTTCCTCTCAGAAACCCCCGTTGAGATGTTCGTTAAACAAGTCAAacggaaaaaaaaagtaagaAAGGTCCGTTTTCCGTTTCTCGATTTCGTCGACAAAATCGATATTGGCTGCGCTCGAGAATATCATCACCACAATCTATTGCTCTACTTGTTAGAAATAGCACTGTGATTTAggtatataaatatacGTTAGTATATATAGACCAATAACTCTGACTGTTGTTTGGCTCTTTTCCATACTTCAGTTGGCGTGTGCACAATTTCGactaataatattaagATAGGAGCGATGTCTGATACTATTGAACTAACAGCAGTACGACCCGACGTCGGTGTTTCATATGTTGGTACTGCTGTGAGGGGTGAAGCACCGCTAATAGATCCAGGTAACCATCCAGCAGAACATTTCAAGTCGAGGATGTCTCCCACGAGGTTCAAAGTTAGGCAGTATTTATCTAGATTCACTGATACTCAGTCTGAGAAATTGGCAGAGTGGCAGCGCAAACATAGCAGCCCTTTCAGAGACGTTTTTTTTCCATACACAGCATTACTAGGATCTCATATGTTTTACGTGCTCTGTCTACCGCTTCCAGCTTGGTTTGGTTACTACGAGTTAACTAGAGACTTAGTATATATCCTAGGTTATTCCATCTACGTGAGTGGCTTCTTAAAAGACTATTGTTGTTTACCAAGGCCGAGGGCACCACCTGTCAAGAGGGTAAGTTTGAGTGCATATACGACTAAAGAATATGGAGCACCCAGTTCCCATTCTGCCAATGCTGCAGGTGCTACATTATA
The genomic region above belongs to Kazachstania africana CBS 2517 chromosome 7, complete genome and contains:
- the DYN1 gene encoding dynein heavy chain (similar to Saccharomyces cerevisiae DYN1 (YKR054C); ancestral locus Anc_1.216), giving the protein MTGTTEKDLLIEFRDELAALCCSTVVRGDYNNTKYQYFQEQLLNSHINGMQKFLNSNEDAIINTLLVLLNSNTEQIELVTDVKDVENLEKENTENLSIFIVMRTTELFDMSVPLRNQINILFLPGFVTIESLVKLVNNGLTDLFELFIKSAGSSYPPKSINKTRQMLSEISRSLQNVEDIVEIPTIISDVHQIIKDIILRGATLDNYTTFLSEQQINDPRFLNNLQRYENTVQRNCKKLLSFEYSGQFDSMASELRALSQIEAALSATISQLKSAEFQIVLAILRTSNRLHSQSSMTFDTELPEKLTAVRGCIKFLSSIQINALITAKNWDLLSEVLNVIRISLRKFRHSDYPIANFINLINNLTKLLFEQITKLLPYPFEIDKDLLEATIKNTIDILNQWDIVLKENITQMREVVRRNNINLKISLLFEFNPEPIKKFLKDVLKTRIYYDIFTTVLHNIAYNNYGSDIEFLFEPLHNFKIKDISTISAWNTVYDVYNARLIAVETKLMEILGQTLNNLPFKKLVAEILKFKPLVKFSPRVKAKIRDWQHVFLKSAIEEAVALQRRVDSDNSSKEAFEVTYFPPISSKVLEFKQVNERLNTVLSQIESLLGPNWSEHPDGQVLSSKALDIKVRTTTDSLVKSWLDNVAENKYDILSLPVLRLAGNNEGKLSMELNCDSSLLDLTAEVRNLLHMSVRVPSHILRVSSEYRAVSKSAAHILELYTTFVFFFNQMSKYKYISFLLKTETDNIWELFGSLLHTSWRTLLSQPWANKEQESAVASLENLIYEAIERFGIFECFEGHISEKLEQLELVSLNFATYSQKRSELQDVLERISSIYPIQLEPYLHFLNSLLIKSIVNRSSVALKNLNFMKDIITIRYEKNKIYSLPSISQLKRTWLLSVESIYQDAVDRELLCNIGSIEKCYINASTLFKFLQKPMTEAVEKILEVTNDITNYIARWKHNEFLWDFTEQDIDAKIDNCLSNAVVLLENLLKAKSALTPLQNFQLSTAKIKFKPQNAYTFVIARFEYWETYISERVASLYLKTVIPLQRSMNEKLDKLDRLSLNTASFDNILSVVNLITIVRKEFGEKEQLCQLCNRTQNILYKVHFKFPEDFTYSDHLGNVLEMLTQSFQKKISLLQLNSAAIQKKLNYELDRNEEMVKELNKKWEHQRVKLNELLPNEVLKTIGDFENLFHEYRDRALAISEAAKILLIPIAKPVELESILTDISSYRDYWTDIEGFWQKTGSVYKQEWRNVNIDDSLRELRKLLVNEADGSPIFRQFSAFKKLSAKVEMVLDYVDVLQQLKDDSLKPRHWEHIFEVLTLGSYQNACISSLSFTFDSVIELDLRSNKAFLQKVVATAQKEFVIEKALSRIQLFWSKCHLQTKLYEGKFKIIREWEVLKSAAKEDLDELLSMKGSHYYKSFKIECSEWERKLSQISDILFAWMELQLSWLSLYDILGKSKDVRGILPLECSKFQRVTAEYEANTTRALELKNLLEILNIPDFLKTLQRLSSSLRLINSSLNDFLEKQRKFYPRFYFLGNEDLMKLIGSGSDVVKLSTFIRKLYGNIVELIVSPDSIKGIVSIEGEELLFVSPIISESEQPVSEVLKKLDEEIHNTLSSRLYHLIKQLDDKKLPAFDCEPFQLQLLAYQIYMTSAIEKGIESNDFSLLHDELKERATTLATQAKLPGNALKSKISENLLIEVIHYINIVNILSASKTNISCPLYWSQTPKYLCELSHSDELCSLRVSQCNFEVCYGFEYIGVPERLIYTPLLVHGFASLMGSLTQRLGGCFFGPAGTGKTETVKALGQNLGKLVVVFNCDDLFDFQIMTRLLMGIGQIGAWGCFDEFNRLDETVLSSISSNIEVIQRGLLNNESSIQLANGVSPLHKDTALFITLNPDYVGRSELPENLKTKFREFSIQFPEIELITEAILQIMGFKNVKELASQFLAVFNDLQLKASPQKHYDFSLRAMKRVLHLCSDLIKQKVYNEASVAAIVDCMRRIILPTLAFQDEDLFHSSMLEHFPYSEDSEIAVDPISECLKSVAIHEGLDCSMEFFKKCQQFYHMQMVQQSIILVGAAGIGKSYVWKTALSSMKRLTGVDNTVYIIDTKALSKETLYGSLNKATLEWSDGVFTSIIRRIYENNNPIPKKEMIWIVFDSDLDPSYAECLNSVLDDNKVLTLSNGERLHIPLNVRIVFETDSVGYATPATISRCGLIWFSKCTFDPFQSFKYSISKSFQRLEKATTLSAEFLSSIEKQIYCHLNEEVFSKVSAASAALYHIMALDMGSAATIMADKLSAFFIERSELLQNANKVDLKPAIFLKIQEVVLDTLAAGCSTKECLQFSKLIQKELTDDGTEENVEISDVMFSAESLAPISYSSMVPKISLEPEDIMKHDIIITTVDTIKLEALVLELLSSKRGVILCGPPGAGKTMILNNLFNKLPTYQLISMNFSKHTTVANVLRTIERYTKYVSRSDDYMLVPQLQDKKLVFFFDEINLPQNDKYGSQAVILFLRQLAEKRGFWKVPENKWVVIEDIQIVGACNPSTDLGRISLTNRFVRHTAVLYVDYPTLESLKYIYGAYFEAALCLLPQFKTLSKFFSEASVSLYVDCKESFKAASQIHYVFSPRDLTRLVRGFYAHILDGSRQDLISLIKLWSYEIWRIFGDKLASQEERNIFGGILEKIIASFFPLQEGATLDTANLLFSDWLNLEYMEVQREEFKTFVNHRFRTFCEEELDSALIVHDDMLDHILRIDRILKQVQGHGMLIGPSRTGKTTMLKFVAWVNGHRIMQPRIHRNYTLEDFDNFLRDVLLKCTVEEKNICLIIDESSILEASFLERMNTLLANADIPDLFQGEHYDNLMNRLLHKVNSFGFLIDTEQEVYRWFTQEIAKKLHVVFTINNPKASSSLISSPALLNRCVIDWVGDWSAATYSSVATEMIRTLPFNHDGHQEATGTTSTNLQATISHIVASFDEYFYENSGEVERSPCHFIDTLKSLTQRFVSRQQYLQENHAFMTNGLDKISESVLKVKELNNILSQKRELLTSKEKEARKTLDSLLMQQNESERKQEATEEIKKILVVQETEASKRHEQVKNNLASIEPTIIEAQRGVKNIKKQQLTEIRSMNNPPIAVKTIMEAVCLILGYEFVTWRDIQLFIRRDDFIFEIVHYNTESMMTNLIKDRIENEYLNRSDFTFETINRASKACGPLFQWVYAQIKYGEILQEIHPLRQEAAKLDDARLRAKARLMAAEEMVIDLQKNIEESKTNYSSLIRDVEVIKTQMERVEVSLERSTKLVQSLMTEKERWLKNISDSKNANNELIGNSLLSAIYENYFGQLNERERLSNITYLFTLMKESFIKFDMNYTYLGDRVEPQQKIQWTNVGLPNDEFYLENMSILETSDWNVPYILDASASVVNVLSSIYKNKFVKLSFLEPGFVKRLENAVKFGSIVLIEDGEFYDPIISGLISKEYKKIGGRQTVHIGSHEIEVASEFKLFIHSRDSTALIVPALRAHTRLINFSINKGSIEMQTIRAVLHEERPDVQQKREELFRLNGEYRVSLQNLEVKLLKELNNSEGNILENDELINTLENLKLESSEIEKKLRETENVIINFNALVEQYAVLGKHSVLLFSILEYLGTKHWFYDIPVWQYMRCLKSVFNTVSSNSEFSSRVDELLWQLYSNVYKTFSWSLDEKTGNIFGLVLYMSYNFSKQSVSFNETFDGVLTLIADELDVSSFEKKLALLKASCPIEISDLLDVVQDQPYKSLVNVFQREFVTDKKINDLILSNGSYPLIIGGERYADGTYRITNLAEGQNREVEVIPLGSEESTNFAEKELLRCQNEGGWILLQNLQMSLPWVGSYLAKCIDNFMMNNEGNKDNAFRIFMTCNISAHELPLPLLNASYKYLFEEKSAIKDTFMALWTDNTYEAKSKCIERSSVYYRFLLTWFHTLIISRNRLAPIGFTKKYDFNNYDYETCLSYMNHLLTKQDSVQRNTLCGMLQFYVTRITYGGKIDNPEDYKTLETISHKIFNYSGSLEDAFTMLNDNISPSTGNSETWEEQDVIALLKELKEPTDSPITWLGLPREAIQAYEKKLSAQIATETLDVYHAVNKNNS